GTGAACTTGCATACCCGGTGTATGCGAGGTCACGTGGCAAGGCTGGAACGGCACGCTCTTCAAAATGGCGTCATCTGTGCAACGTGACCTCATGCACGCCATGTGTGCAAGGTCACCCCAGCAGGAATGGAGCGGCGCGCTCTTCAAAATGGCGCCCGCAGAGCGATTTCCTGCGCCCCACGTGCGCAAGGTCGCACCGATGGGGTGGGCCCACGCCATTCCCAGAAGTACCGGAAAGCCAGGTGTTGTGGGAATGcgtgagtggccacccagtgacTAATCCTCATGCCAGGGCCACTCAGCATTTCGTGGCAGCAGGGACACGGCCAAATCATTCTTATCGCACTCAGCAGAGGGCCGTGACTGACGCTTGCTCTCTAGCCAGTTCGACACACTCCCCTCGCTAGACAAAGCCCAGCCACGAGTGTCTGAGACTCACAGAAGTTCCCGTCTCACTTTGACCCTGGTGTGACAAGTCCGCAGCCAGTGTTGTCACTGGGCTGTACACCAGGGCCCCTCAGAGCTCCGTGGCTACCGAACTCCAAACCCCTGGGACTCCGAACCGCCACTAACTATTGGAGCAGTTACGAGTCCACCCAGGAGGAGGCAGTAGAGCATAGACACACTAACCAGTTCATTGTGATAGGTGCCCCTTTCACTAGGGTgcccagacagcaagtgtgaaaaatcgggatcgGGGGggagggtaataggcgcctatataagacaaagccccaaacagagggactgtccctataaaatcggtaCATCTCGTCACCCCACCTTTCGCACCGTTTGCTGCTGACACTTGAGGATTTTGCTGTTTGCTGTGTTCTGAGTTCCTGTCCCCCAGCTTTTGTGTAGCTAATAACCGAGGGCTTTTTCTTTTGTATTCAAAcaaggggaagtgtgtgtgtgtgtgggggggggggggatcatcAAAAAAGGGAAATGGATGTGCCCATGACCTACCCTTTGAGGGAAAGGCTGCGGGTCCCTTTAGCGGCTGGGGTGGCTCCCGCTGGGCAGCAGCAATGCTAACGTGGGGGTGCAGGTGGATGGGTGGCAGGTAACACTGGTGCCTCTTCCCCGGTGACACTGCCTCATGCCTCGTTCCCCAAGCGGTCAGCAGAACGGCTTCCCTAAGCTGTGTCCTAGTGGGCATTACGGcacagagtgggggaagggaatatttggggggggggcaggggtggccaacgaCTATATTTTAGGGCACTCTTTACTCCAGTGATCTAAGACTCTGGGACCCCGAGCTTGTATTAAGCTAGCACTGGCTCCTCTACTCATCCTAGTGTGTTCTGCTTGAGTTGCCTCTGCTCATCTGGATTTTGCATCCGCCTTTGTTCAGGAGCAGAAAATCCTGCTGTCTATCTCCACCATGAGCATGTCTCTCAGGGACATGGTAAGAGGCCCACGGAGGAATCCTGAAGTGGTGGCTGTGATGCAGGTGGTCAGCAACACGGAGTCTGTGACCAAACAGAACTGCAAGAAAATCTACAAGGTTGGGGCTTGCTTTTCTCTTCTGCCATGCAGCTGGGACAGTGCAAAAAACAGCAGCCATGGGTGGGGGGTACAGGGCAGGGGGCAAATCCTTTCCCACAGTCCTGATTGTCCAAGATCTGGGCCATCATTTGAGTCTGGGGTGCAGCTGTCCGGCACCTCTTCCCAACTGAAATTTGAGCTCAGTGAGTCTGATTAGCTCCCAAGCTTTTCACCTGGCATCCCAGACCAAAGGAGTACTCCCAGTGGAGGTTTAGCCCTtggggcccctgggctctgaccTGCTCAGAAAATAAATGCAAGGAAAAAGAAAGTGATCTTCCTCCAGAGTCTGTGCCATTCCCAGCAGCTGGTCCATGGAGCGGATCTCCCAGAAGGCTGATCCCTATAGAGGAAGCTGCCCCCTTGCACCAGACTGCACCATGCACATTCCAACAAGACTCCAGCATAgaagtgtaacaccaacagagcCCGGTAgttggcaggcaggatcgaacctgggacctctggagcttagtgcatgaacctctagtgcatgagctaaaagcccttagctaaggctgtagcactgactccttaatctctctctctaagtggtgtcGGTGCCACTCGATGGGATAACACCACACCCAgggggtgtgtgggttacagaaagacagctgcagaaagcagcagcctTTCCAGGGCTCTCCAGCCCTTTCAAAAATGCCATTCGTGAAGACGTTTAAGTGTTGTGGCCATCTTGGTCCCTGGatgctagagagacaaggtgggcgaggtgatATCTTTTGTGGGACCAGCatctggtggtgaaagagacaagtttttgagctcttcttcaggtctgtgcatgcaagctcgaaagcttgtctctttcaccaccagacgttggtccaatcaaagatattacctcacccactttgtctttgTTGAGCCTCACATGCAGGCCTGGGGCAAGATCCAGCGTCTGCCCTGAAATGATGCCTTCGAACTGTCACTGAGCTGTTCTGCTGTGTCTGAAATGAATTCCCTTAGCCTTCTCCTGCGGGAGAATCTTAGGGAAACCCCAAGCTGATAGCCACCCTCTCCCTATCTGGCACTTGTGCAGGGTTCATTAACAGATACTCCTCACCTGGGAGAGTCGCGGGGGAAAGCCCAAGCTGAGGGGATCCATTCGTGTTTGATGCCCTTGTGCAAGAGTCTGCCGATGAACTCAGGTTACCTGGCACAATCTCAGGGAATCCCTGGCTCCGCCCCTCCTCCATTCAATTTGTCAGAGAAATTAATTTATTTAGTGTCGTCTCACTGGGGAATGTGGCTGACTGGTCTGAATAGTCTATCAGAGCACCTATGAATGGAGACTGATACCTGGGGGAGGGAACCATTTCAAGTCGTCTGGGGAACCGATCTTGTATCTTCTCCACTTGCCAGGTGACTTTCCTCCATAGTAGATGTGTGTGGTCTGCATTAATTAGCCAATATCCAATGCTGGGATTATTTATGAGGATTTTAGGCTGTTGTTgaaatatatatagagagaaacaCCTCCATGCCccatccccatcattggaagttttacCTTGGAAAGTTCCACCAGGTTGGAACGCACCCACCCTCTCTGGAGAGTGATGCTTGATGGTACAACCCCACACCTCACAGGTGGCTTCTCTCCTGTACTGCCCGATGTGCATGTGCCCATTGGGATGAGCGTCCAGGTATCCAGCAGAGTGCACGCAACCCACTGGGAAGTGTGTGTGATACAGGTCCCACCGTAACCTGTGGGTTACATGCATGCTTGGGGACCCTCATTTTCCAGTGCTATCCCCCTCCCTGGGGTACGAACAGCCCTGAACTGGTCTCTGTCCTGTTTGGTGTTTGTATCTAGGCCATGGTTTTCATTGCCGtgactgttttctttctttgcatgCTAACAGAAGAGTCTGTCAACAGCTACAGAGAAACCGCGACACAGAGGCCAGGGCAACAGGAGAAAGCAGCTGAAGGAGATAGCGCGAACGGTGGAAAACTTGGTCACCTGCTGGGAGAAGCTGTTCTCTCTGCACTCAAAGGACTGGGACACATAGGGTCAGTAGGAAGCCATGTATGGTGCTCTCcccatgggtgctgagcacctggggTTGTACCACCACCTCCATACTAGCCAGTAAGCAACACTGATTTCATGGAAACTCCTTGCCTTCTGATTTCTTGGTTCTGCTGTTGGGTGAAGCAGGCAGTGCTGGGGCTTGCTTTCCATTGCATCCCATCCATCTCTGTGGGAATTGGAGAGGGACTTCTCTTGTGTTCGTGGCCCGCTCTACTACTCTTCCAGGTAGCAAATACTAAGGGTCAGATACAGTCCTGAAATCAACTGAGTGGCCTCGACAGAATTTGCTCCTTTGTTCTGAATAACACTTTGTGGGACATTTCCACAGTGGAGGTCTCGGCTCCGACGGGTCTGTACGTTAGGAATTTGGAAGGACAGGGCAGTGAAAGAAGAGGGTAATAGGGTAAGAAGAGGCTCCTGGATCATGAAAATGCTTCTTGTCTGCTAGGAAATCTCTAGCActgtgtaacgctgacagaccctgaTTGGTGGGATTGAAGCTGGCACCCCTCTGGAGCTTAGtccatgagcctctactgcatgagctaaaagccccctggctattagctaaggctgtggagcagactcattttatctctttctttaagtggtcttggtaccactagatgggacagaacaccacacccaggaggtgtgtgggttacaactgCACCACCTGATCGTGTCTGCTGCTTTCCCAGGACTGTTCATTGACATGCAATATTGGCTTCCTATCCCAGCAGGTGCTGGAAAGAAAGCCATCTAGCTCCCGAAGGGCCAGTGCTTCAGGAAAGGCTGGGCATGGTAGCCATAGTGGCAAGTAGTCTAGGAAATCTTAGATCCCCTGATATTCCATGGGTTTGAACTAGCTCTCTCTCCCTCGTTCTTTCAACCTGAGCTCAACAGGCTGGTCGGAGAATGAAATGGACTTTCTACAGCTGCTACCATCTCCTGGAAAAACCAGGAAGAATAGGCAATTGAGAACCACTTGTATCTCCTCTCGGGGCCGGGTTTCTCTTCCCGTCATTCTTTGTGATGGACACTTGCAAGAGGGCAAGGGAAAGCCAAAGGGCTGTCGGAGGTGGGGTTGGTGACTCAGTAAGTGTGCTCTTCCCTCCGGGTCAGGGCTGAACGGATGTTGCCTCGTGGTGCTAAGGGGAAGGCTGTGCTGCCGAGATGTAAAACCAGCCTTTAGTTGCTCATCATTTATGTTGTTGTAACTACTGTCCTCTTCCTGCCAGCAAAACAAATCCCCTGCTTCTAGAGGAGAGGCACCAGACCTCACCCTTTCATCCATTATAGAAAACCAGTTGTTGCTGGtagggctccagccctggaggcaATGCTGCTCCCATTTGCTTCACCAGAGGGCACGACTTGCTGTGGATTCATGCTGAGCCATGCAGTAGGACATTCAGGGACACCCTAGCCAGTGGCTGCTGAGAGCAGTCTTATATCTATATGAGGTGGCATTGGGACTTGGCTCCTGCTTGCAATGCTAGAGGGCGGCGGTTCAAATCCCCCTGTGGCCGTGGCAGGTGGAGTGAAAAGTGTTTGATCACAGTagttccttttggccttggaatctatgaatctccttCTCTCTGCTCTTCATGGGACAATGCCATTGTTGTACTCTGCATCCTTACTGGTGGCAACCAAGCCCCTA
This portion of the Chelonia mydas isolate rCheMyd1 chromosome 13, rCheMyd1.pri.v2, whole genome shotgun sequence genome encodes:
- the C13H20orf204 gene encoding uncharacterized protein C20orf204 homolog, whose amino-acid sequence is MILPRTLLCAVLLLLLVSVLSKGKAKCSVVEILRQYQAVIFDELQNLKNLTGSAGTPRRGRAGLACLSNKEQKILLSISTMSMSLRDMVRGPRRNPEVVAVMQVVSNTESVTKQNCKKIYKKSLSTATEKPRHRGQGNRRKQLKEIARTVENLVTCWEKLFSLHSKDWDT